From the genome of Mustela lutreola isolate mMusLut2 chromosome 16, mMusLut2.pri, whole genome shotgun sequence, one region includes:
- the GAN gene encoding gigaxonin isoform X3: MKDVMSALWVSGLDSSYLREQMLNEPLVREIVRECNNIPLSQPQQGEAMLANFKPRGYSECIVTVGGEERVSRKPTAAMRCMCPLYDPNRQLWIELAPLSMPRINHGVLSAEGFLFVFGGQDENKQTLSSGEKYDPDANTWTALPPMNEPRHNFGIVEIDGMLYILGGEDGEKELISMECYDIYSKTWTKQPDLTMVRKIGCYAAMKKKIYAMGGGSYGKLFESVECYDPRTQQWTAICPLKERRFGAVACGVAMELYVFGGVRSREDMQGSNEMVTCKSEFYHDEFKRWIYLNDQNLCIPASSSFVYGAVPIGASIYVIGDLDTGTNYDYVREFKRSTGTWHHTKPLLPSDLRRTGCAALRIANCKLFRLQLQQGLFRIRVHSP, from the exons ATGAAGGACGTGATGTCAGCGCTGTGGGTTTCAGGGTTAGACTCCAGCTACTTACGGGAACAGATGCTCAATGAACCGTTAGTACGAGAAATCGTCAGAGAGTGCAACAACATACCACTGAGCCAGCCGCAGCAGGGGGAGGCCATGCTCGCTAACTTCAAGCCCCGGGGCTACTCGGAGTGCATTGTGACTGTTGGTGGAGAAGAGAGAGT ttCACGGAAACCAACAGCAGCGATGCGATGTATGTGCCCTCTTTATGACCCTAATAGGCAGCTTTGGATTGAACTGGCCCCTTTAAGCATGCCAAGAATTAACCACGGAGTTCTCTCAGCAG AGGGATTCTTGTTCGTATTTGGAGGCCAAGATGAAAATAAGCAGACCCTGAGTTCAGGAGAAAAATACGATCCAGATGCGAACACTTGGACGGCATTGCCACCAATGAATGAG CCACGACATAATTTTGGTATTGTGGAGATAGACGGAATGCTGTACATTTTAgggggagaggatggggagaaagagcTAATTTCCATGGAGTGTTACGACATTTATTCTAAAACCTGGACGAAGCAACCTGACCTGACCATGGTTAGAAAG ATCGGCTGCTACGcagctatgaaaaagaaaatctatgccATGGGTGGAGGGTCGTATGGAAAACTCTTTGAATCTGTGGAATGCTACGACCCAAGGACCCAGCAGTGGACTGCTATCTGTCCACTGAAGGAGAGAAG ATTTGGAGCTGTGGCCTGTGGCGTGGCCATGGAGCTGTATGTGTTTGGGGGTGTCAGAAGTCGTGAGGACATGCAGGGGTCGAATGAGATGGTCACTTGCAAGTCCGAGTTCTACCATGACGAGTTTAAACG ATGGATCTATCTTAACGACCAGAACTTGTGCATCCCCGCCAGCTCCTCTTTTGTGTATGGAGCTGTACCCATAGGAGCCAGTATTTACGTTATCGGAGACCTCGATACAG GTACCAATTACGACTACGTGCGTGAGTTTAAAAGAAGCACAGGGACCTGGCACCACACGAAGCCACTCCTTCCGTCTGACCTTCGCCGCACCGGGTGCGCAGCCTTACGCATTGCAAATTGCAAGCTTTTCCGCCTGCAGCTCCAGCAAGGCTTGTTCCGTATCCGTGTCCATTCACCTTGA
- the GAN gene encoding gigaxonin isoform X2 has protein sequence MVMREILDYIFSGQIRLNEDTIQDVVQAADLLLLTDLKTLCCEFLEGCIAAENCIGIRDFALHYCLHHVHYLATEYLETHFRDVSSTEEFLELSPQKLKEVISLEKLNVGNERYVFEAVIRWIAHDTELRKVHMKDVMSALWVSGLDSSYLREQMLNEPLVREIVRECNNIPLSQPQQGEAMLANFKPRGYSECIVTVGGEERVSRKPTAAMRCMCPLYDPNRQLWIELAPLSMPRINHGVLSAEGFLFVFGGQDENKQTLSSGEKYDPDANTWTALPPMNEPRHNFGIVEIDGMLYILGGEDGEKELISMECYDIYSKTWTKQPDLTMVRKIGCYAAMKKKIYAMGGGSYGKLFESVECYDPRTQQWTAICPLKERRFGAVACGVAMELYVFGGVRSREDMQGSNEMVTCKSEFYHDEFKRWIYLNDQNLCIPASSSFVYGAVPIGASIYVIGDLDTGTNYDYVREFKRSTGTWHHTKPLLPSDLRRTGCAALRIANCKLFRLQLQQGLFRIRVHSP, from the exons ATCCGGCTGAACGAAGATACGATCCAAGATGTTGTACAAGCAGCAGACCTGCTCCTGCTGACGGATCTCAAAACCCTGTGCTGTGAGTTTCTGGAAGGCTGCATCGCTGCCGAGAACTGCATCGGCATCCGTGACTTCGCCCTCCACTACTGCCTGCACCACGTCCACTACCTGGCCACGGAGTACCTGGAGACTCATTTCCGCGACGTCAGCAGCACAGAAGAGTTCTTAGAACTCAGCCCACAGAAGCTTAAAGAAGTGATTTCTCTCGAGAAGCTAAATGTCGGCAACGAAAGATACGTGTTCGAAGCGGTAATTCGATGGATAGCACATGACACAGAACTGAGAAAG GTTCACATGAAGGACGTGATGTCAGCGCTGTGGGTTTCAGGGTTAGACTCCAGCTACTTACGGGAACAGATGCTCAATGAACCGTTAGTACGAGAAATCGTCAGAGAGTGCAACAACATACCACTGAGCCAGCCGCAGCAGGGGGAGGCCATGCTCGCTAACTTCAAGCCCCGGGGCTACTCGGAGTGCATTGTGACTGTTGGTGGAGAAGAGAGAGT ttCACGGAAACCAACAGCAGCGATGCGATGTATGTGCCCTCTTTATGACCCTAATAGGCAGCTTTGGATTGAACTGGCCCCTTTAAGCATGCCAAGAATTAACCACGGAGTTCTCTCAGCAG AGGGATTCTTGTTCGTATTTGGAGGCCAAGATGAAAATAAGCAGACCCTGAGTTCAGGAGAAAAATACGATCCAGATGCGAACACTTGGACGGCATTGCCACCAATGAATGAG CCACGACATAATTTTGGTATTGTGGAGATAGACGGAATGCTGTACATTTTAgggggagaggatggggagaaagagcTAATTTCCATGGAGTGTTACGACATTTATTCTAAAACCTGGACGAAGCAACCTGACCTGACCATGGTTAGAAAG ATCGGCTGCTACGcagctatgaaaaagaaaatctatgccATGGGTGGAGGGTCGTATGGAAAACTCTTTGAATCTGTGGAATGCTACGACCCAAGGACCCAGCAGTGGACTGCTATCTGTCCACTGAAGGAGAGAAG ATTTGGAGCTGTGGCCTGTGGCGTGGCCATGGAGCTGTATGTGTTTGGGGGTGTCAGAAGTCGTGAGGACATGCAGGGGTCGAATGAGATGGTCACTTGCAAGTCCGAGTTCTACCATGACGAGTTTAAACG ATGGATCTATCTTAACGACCAGAACTTGTGCATCCCCGCCAGCTCCTCTTTTGTGTATGGAGCTGTACCCATAGGAGCCAGTATTTACGTTATCGGAGACCTCGATACAG GTACCAATTACGACTACGTGCGTGAGTTTAAAAGAAGCACAGGGACCTGGCACCACACGAAGCCACTCCTTCCGTCTGACCTTCGCCGCACCGGGTGCGCAGCCTTACGCATTGCAAATTGCAAGCTTTTCCGCCTGCAGCTCCAGCAAGGCTTGTTCCGTATCCGTGTCCATTCACCTTGA